The Anaerolineales bacterium genome contains the following window.
CGCTCAAACGGCGCGGGATCGACTTCAACGGAAAGGTAAAGATCGCCGGCGGACCCACTCGAGCGTTCGCCGTGCCCTGCAATCCGGACCCGGGTTCCGGTCGCCGCGCCGGGCGGGATCCTTACTTCGAGGCGCTTGCCATTCCGGTCAAGAACCCGGTTGGTTCCCTTGAAGGCCTCGGCCAGCGTCAGCCGGACGGTCTGGTCGAGATCCCGGCCGCGGACGGAGGGGCGGCCGTAGGCCGAACCGCCCTGTGCCATCATGCCGCCGAAGATGGCGTTGAAGAAGTCCGAGAAACCCCCGCCCAATAGGTCTCCCAGATCGCCCATCTCGACGTGCACTCGCCCGGGCCCGGCACCGGTCCACTGCGCCCAATCGAAGCCTCCCGGGGCGCCGCCCATGCGTTCCCAGGCGCGATACGAGCCGCCCAGCTGGTCATAGCGCGCCCGCTTGGCGGGATCGCCGAGGACGTCGTAGGCCTCGTTGATCTCCTTGAACCGCTCTTCAGCTTGCTTGTCGCCTAGGTTCTTGTCCGGGTGATGCTGCAGGGCCAGTTTGCGGTAGGCGCGTTTGATGTCGCTCTCGCTGGCGTTGCGGTCGACGCCTAGGAGCTTGTAGTAATCCTTGTAGTCCATCGATAGCCTGACTTCATTCTAAAGGGCGGCGGAATGGTAAGTCAAGCCGCAGCCCGGGGATTAAGCAGATTCTAACGGGGATCCCCCGTACCCGGCGAGGCCGCCTTGGGCGGAGACCGATCCTGCTCGGTATGGCAGCCAATGACTTCTGACAAGCGGCCGAGGGATGGCGCAACCGGGATCCGCCCGGGGCGGGACCCCCGGCACCCCCGGACAGACGGACCTGTCCGGCCGATCCGCGTCGCGGTCGCCCCGGGTAGCCTTCCATGCTATAGTATCCACATGGGACTGAACGCGTCTCGCGGTCGCGTCCTAGTCGTCGATGAGGATCCGGACGTGCTGGACTTCCTCGACCGCCAAGTGTTGCAGCCGCTCGGCTGCACCGTGGCCACGGCGGACGACAGCGGCGCCGCCATCCAGCACGCTCTGAATTTCGTCCCCGATCTGATTATCGCCAGCCTGACCCTTCCCGGCCTGAGCGGCAAGGACCTGCTCGTCGCCCTGCGTTCTCAGGGCATGGAAGTCCCGATGCTGGTCACGGCGTCGGAAGGCATGGAAGCGGACGCAGTTCAGGCATTCCGCCTGGGGGCGAGGGACTACCTGGTTAAGCCCTTGCGCGAGGCTGAGGTGGTCACGGCAGTCGAACGCGCCCTGAGCGATGTCCGCCTGCGCAATGAACGCCACCTACTGGCAGAACAGCTGGCCGAAAGCAACCGCGAGCTGGAGCGCAGGGTGCGTGAGCTTACAACGCTGTACGGAATCGGCAAAGCGGTCACCTCGACCACCAATCAGGGGCAGCTGTTCTCCAAGCTGATGGAGAGCAGCCTGTACGTGACCGAGGCCGGCATGGGGTGGGTGCTGCTCAAAGAAGAGCGGAGTGATCAGCTCGTGCTGCGCGCCCAGCGCAACCTGCCGCCGGCGCTGGCAGCCAAGCTCCATCAACCGTGGGACGACGGGGTGAGCTCGCTGGTGATGCTGTCGGGGGAAGCGTTGAACGTGTACGGCGAAGGCCTGGCCCAGTTCAAGCTCTCGCGCCTGGGCAAGGCGGCCCTGGTCGTTCCCATCAAGGTTCGCGATCAGGCGATCGGGATCATTTGCGTCGCCCGCCAGGAGCACCGCCCCTTCACCGAGCGCAATCAGGCAATGCTGGAGGCTGTCGCCGACTATGCCTCGATCTCCCTGGTCAATGCCCGCCTGTTCATGGCCCTGGAGACCCGGGCCCAGCGCTTGCAGCGCCTGGTGGACCAGGGAGGCGCCCACGTACAACTGGAGTGGCGGGATGGCCTGAGTCAGCAGGTGCGCAACGTGCAGGCCGACCTCGGACGCCTTCTCTCCGACGATCGCGCCGAAGGGCTGAAGCCCGAGCTCACCCAGCTCGGCAAACGGCTGGATCAGTTAGTCCAAGAGCTCTCGGACCTGCCGGCAGTTGCGGCCGGCGATCCGGTACCGGCCCCCAGAGAACCCGCTCTCTGAGTCGCCACAGAAGTACCATACTCCGCTCTGCCTGGCTGTGCTACGATGTTCGTCGCACGATCGATGATGGACGCGCCGCTGATCCTGGTCGCGGACGACAGCCGCGAGATCCTAACATTTCTGACCGATACCGTCCTCAAGCCGGCCGGCTATGCAGTCCAGGCGGTAGCTGACGGCCTGTCGGCATTCACCCTGGCCCGCGAACTCCACCCGGCTCTGTTGATCACCGATCAAAACATGCCCAACCTGACGGGCTTGGAGTTGATCCGCAGGCTGCGGAACGATCGGCCGCATTTCCCGGCGATCCTGATCACCGCCGAGGGTTCGGAAGCCCTGGCGGTGGAAGCCCTGCGGGCAGGTGCCAGCGATTATCTTGTCAAACCTTTCGAAGCCGACCAGCTGCTGGCGGCGGTTCGGCGGGCGCTGAGCGAGAGTCGCCAGTGGCAGTGCCTGTGCGATGCGCAGGCGCTCTCCGATGAAACTGCCGCCAACGTCAAGCGCCGGCTGGATGAGCTCGAGGTGCTGGCCCAGATCGGCCGGGCGGTCACGGCCATGCTCGATCTGGATACCATCCTCAAGACGGTTGTCGAGGCGGCGGTGAAACTGACTCAGGCCGAGGAGGGCAGCCTGCTGCTGCTGGATGAGCAATCCAGCGAGCTGTACATGCGCTCTTCCAAGAACTTCGACGAAGAGTTTGCCAGCACCTTCCGGCTGCGGGCGCAGGATTCCCTGGCCGGCCAGGTGCTCGCAACGGGAATGCCGGTCCTACTGGATGAGGGCTCGCCGCAGAAGATCAAGACCTCGTATTTGGTCCACTCCCTGCTCTACGTTCCGCTGCGGGTGCGCGGCCGAACCATTGGGGTTCTCGGCGTGGACAACCGCAAGGCGGGGCGCTCCTTGACGCAGGAAGACAGCACGGCCATGTCGGCCATCGCCGACTATGCCGCCATCGCCATCGACAATGCCCGGTTGTACCAGAAGACGGAAGCCGACCTGCGCAAGTTGGAGACGGTGCTTACGCAGACCGAGGATGCCGTGCTGCTGGTGGACCTGGAGAACCGGCTGCTGATGGCGAACGGGTCGGCCTGCCAGGCGTTCGGAGTCGATGGAGTGCTAATCGGCCGATCGCTTGTCGAATCCTTCGACGACCCCAGCCTGCTCGAGCTGGTGCGCGCCCCGGGTCACCTTCCGCGGCGCAGCGAAATCCAGGGCGCCGATGGCCGCATCTTCAATGCCCAGCGTACCCCGATCCCCGGGGTGGGCCAGGCGGTGGTGATGCAAGACATCACGCACCTGAAGGAGCTCGATCGGATCAAGTCGGAGTTCGTGACGACGGTCTCCCACGATCTGCGCTCGCCCTTGACGGCGATCCTGGGGTACGTCGAGTTGATTGCCCGGGCTGGGTCTGTGAATGAACAGCAGACCGAGTTCATCCGCCGGGTCCAGGTGAGCGTCGAGCACATCACCGCCCTGATTAGCGACCTGCTCGACCTCGGCCGAATCGAGGCTGGGCTGGACTCGGCCATGGAACAGGTTCTGCTGCCGATTCTGGCGCGCTACGCCGTTGAGGGACTGCGGGGCGCGGCCGAGACCCGTGGCCTAACGCTGGAGGCCGACCTTCCCGACGATCTGCCCCTGCTGTCGGGGGACCCGATTCGGTTGCGGCAGATGATCGGCAACCTGATCGAGAACGCCATCAAATACACCCCGGATGGCGGCTGTGTGCGGGTCGATGCCTATGCCGACCAGGACCAAGTGATCCTGCGGGTCTGGGACACCGGCCGCGGGATACCGGCCGCCGATCAGCCGTACCTGTTCGACAAGTTCTACCGCGCCGGGAATGTCTCGGCCGACACCAAGGGTACCGGACTCGGCCTCTCGATCGTCAAATCGATCGTCGATCACCATCACGGCCGGGTGTGGGTCGAGTCGACCCAGGGGAAGGGAAGCTGCTTCAGCGTGGTGCTGCCGGCCGTCGTCAGCTGACCGCCGGTGCGAAGAAGACCAACGGCGTGCACGGCCGCCAAGCCGTGCATGTGGGTTAAAGCAGCCTCCGCCGGGGCGGTGAGGGGGTAACCCAGCGGAGGCTTTCGCCAAAGGAGGAGACAGCGATGAGTAGCGGGTTGTCCCGGCTCACGTCTCCGGACGCTATAATACGCCGGGTGCCGCGACGGTGACAGGGTTGAAGGTCATCGGCGCCCGATGACATTCTTCGATTTGACTTGCAGGCGACCGAGGCGGTGGCCCGGATCTCGGCTCCGCCCCTTGCGGACCGGTGGTGGTGGCAGGCAGCACGGATTGGCGAGCGCGAGATGATCTGCAGCGTCGGCTGACCCGGCTTGGGGTGACGCCCCGACCGGCGGTCGACGCCTCTGCTCGGCGCCTCGCGCTGGACGAGGCCGCCTCCGGCCATGGCTCGCGGATGGCGAGTGGCTCGGTCCAGGAGACGCCCTTCGGGCCGGCCTGGGTGATCGAACAGCGGTTCCCGCTTCACCTTGGGCATGGGCATGGCCCGTTGAACGACATTCTGTCGGTGGACCCTGCAGACGCCGCCCGCGTCGCCGGGCGCCCACAGCTGGCCGAAGCTCCCGTCGAGCAATGGTTGTTTCTAGATACCGAGACGACCGGCCTGGCCGGTGGCGCCGGGACGCTGGTGTTTCTGGTCGGCGTGGGAGCCATCCAGGCCGAGACCTTCAGTCTCAGACAGTTCTTCCTCCGCTCGCCGATGGAAGAAGCCGGGATGCTGCAGGCGCTGTGGGAGGACCTCGGGGGCGCCGCGGGCTTGGTGACTTTCAACGGCGCTGCCTTCGACCTACCCCTGCTGGAAACGCGCTATCGGATTGCTCACCGCAAGGAAACCCGGCTGACGGATCGCCCCCATCTGGACCTGCTGCATCCCTCCCGCCGGTTGTGGCGCAGGTCGCTTCCCGACTGCAGCTTAAGCACGCTCGAACGCCGGGTGCTGGGGGTGGAACGAACGCTGGCCGACGTTCCCGGCGCGCTGATTCCGGAGCTGTACCTGGGCTACCTGCGGACGGGCGACCCAGCCGCCATGGAGGGCGTGCTGTACCACAACACGCTGGATATCCTCTCGCTGGTTCGCCTGGCGCCCGAGGTCGTCAGCCGGTTCACCGGTGCGCAGCTCGGCGGACTGTCCGGCGCCGAAGCGCTGGGAGTGGCTGGCTGGCATCGGGCAGCGGGAAGGCGCGAGGCTGCCGGCGCGGCTTTCCAGATCGCCGCCGTTTCAGAGGATCCCCTGGTTCGCTTGGCCGCCTTCCGACATTTCAGCACCGATCTGCGCCGTGAGCGCCGCTTCGATGAGGCCCTCTCGTTCTGGCACGCATGGCACGCGTTGGCGCCAGATGATCCGCAGCCGTGCCTTGAGCTGGCGAAGCACTACGAATGGAGGGTGCAGGACTGCGCTCAGGCGCGCCTATGGGCGCAGGAGGCAATGGTCGCCCTCAGCCACCGACCCGACGACTGGCGCCGTGCCCAGGCTTGGGGCGAACTGGAGCACCGGTTGAGCCGCCTGGCCAAGAAGCAGCCCTCGAACCTGCCTGCTTAGCGGCACACCGCCTGCCGGCCTTCCCTTTCAGAGAATCCCGCTTGTTGGGTCTCTGCCCCAGCTGACGTGCCCCCGCGCAGTCGCATTTACGGCTTGCTTGACATGCAGTATGAAATGCTCCGCATGAAGTGCCTGAGGTTCCGAATGGAAATCTTGGTTCTGTCCACGGTGATCGTACGCGCTGCCGGAACGGCCGAGGTAGCTCTGGGGATGCCTCCACCGCCCCTGCGCCGGCTGGAGGCCAGGAGGGGTGGGCAACAAACCGGCGGAGAAGCTGCCGATGCCGCCGGTAGAGAGACGGGCGCTAGTCAGCCTGTTGGTCGGGGTGGCTGCCACCGCAGCCGCCATCCGGTTGGTGATGGCGATCGGGCCCGAGCTGATTCTGAGTGACTCGAATCTCAGATTGTTGGCGACAAGGCTTGCCCTCGCCGGTTGGCTGGGGCCGGCCTGCTTGGACATCCTGGGGCGCAGCGTGTGGCGGCAACCCGGCGGCCGTGTGGTCATCGATGAGCGAGATGTGCGCATCTTGGAGCGTGCACCAAGCACACGGGTCAGGGCGCTGATCGTTTGCCGCGTCATGGGTGGGTCTGTTGAATGAGTCCTTCCTGGGTGCGGCCTGGGGCCGGTGTTCTTCCTCGCCTTGAGCTCTGGTCCCGTCGGTTGATCGCCAGGCTGGCCCTACCCATAGGCTTCCTGCTCGGCTACCGGCGAGGAGCACCATGCCGAAGGCAATCCGCCGCAACCGAATTCGTCGGCTGGGTTTCGAGCACGATGAGGTGAGCCAGCCGGAACTTGCCGACCCGGTCGGATGCAGGCGGCAGAATATCCTGGCTGTGGAGTAGGAAGAAGTACGCCGCCTCTCCGGCCCTGGCCTTCCGCATGGCCCGGGCCTCAGCCGCGGCGTGGAAGCGCTCTTCGAGTTCGACGAAGGATGAGATCGAGGCCGGAGCCTCAGGCGGTCTGCCCGTTCAGCTCCAGGCGGACTGCCCGATACAGGTTTTCGGCCTTCAGTTCGTGGAGTGTATAGCACGGTCCGCCCAACCGTTCGCCCAGCGTCTGGGCCAGCCCCTGGTCGAAGGCGGCGTGCTCCATGTTGATGACAACAGCTCGGATCCCGGCCTGGCGGATCTGCTCAGCGACCTGATGCGCTTCTTCCTGCGGAGGCAGGCCTCCCACCGAGACATTCCCCGCGCCGTCTGTCAGCAAGATCATCAGCGGCAGGACGTCGGGGTGTGAGGACTTCTCCTGCTGGAAGGTCTCGAACGCCAGCATCAAGCCGGCGGACAGTGGCGTTTTGCCCCCGACCGGGATGTCGGCCAGGGCGCGTTGGGCCAGCATTACGGAATTGGTGGGCGAAAGCACGGTGAGGGCACGATCCTTCTGGAAGACGACCAGTCCCACCCGGTCCCGGCGTTGGTAGGCGTCCGTCAGCAAGGAGAGGATGGCGCCCTTGGTGGCGGACATGCGCTCGGCGACGGCCATCGACCACGAGGCATCCACTACGAACAGGATCAGGTTGGCGGCCTTGCGTACGCGCACTTTGGCTTTCAAATCGGCCGGTAGAATGGCGAACGCTACCTGTTTGCGTTGCTCAGCGCGCTCGATCTGGTGAGGGGCGGCGGCCCGCAGGGTGGCGTCGAAGGCGATGTCGGTCTCCTTTGGCCGGGCCTGGCGGGCGCGGACATAGCGGCCGCGCTTGCGATCGGTGCGGGTCTGGGTGCGCCGGCCGCCGGTACGGCGGGTCAGGCGGTCGAGTTCACCGGTCAGGCGGCGCGGGGCGAAGGTGGAACCGATCTCGATTGGAGTCCCGCCATCCCACCAACGGGCCTGCGTCCTATCGAACGGCGATTGGCGGCTGGGATCAGGCTGACCGAGCAGGGGGAGGTCGTCAGGCGACTTGGGGATTACGGCCGGAGGGGACTGGCTTTTTTTTTATCTTCGGCCCCGGCATCCTG
Protein-coding sequences here:
- a CDS encoding ribonuclease H-like domain-containing protein, whose amino-acid sequence is MAGSTDWRARDDLQRRLTRLGVTPRPAVDASARRLALDEAASGHGSRMASGSVQETPFGPAWVIEQRFPLHLGHGHGPLNDILSVDPADAARVAGRPQLAEAPVEQWLFLDTETTGLAGGAGTLVFLVGVGAIQAETFSLRQFFLRSPMEEAGMLQALWEDLGGAAGLVTFNGAAFDLPLLETRYRIAHRKETRLTDRPHLDLLHPSRRLWRRSLPDCSLSTLERRVLGVERTLADVPGALIPELYLGYLRTGDPAAMEGVLYHNTLDILSLVRLAPEVVSRFTGAQLGGLSGAEALGVAGWHRAAGRREAAGAAFQIAAVSEDPLVRLAAFRHFSTDLRRERRFDEALSFWHAWHALAPDDPQPCLELAKHYEWRVQDCAQARLWAQEAMVALSHRPDDWRRAQAWGELEHRLSRLAKKQPSNLPA
- a CDS encoding DnaJ domain-containing protein: MDYKDYYKLLGVDRNASESDIKRAYRKLALQHHPDKNLGDKQAEERFKEINEAYDVLGDPAKRARYDQLGGSYRAWERMGGAPGGFDWAQWTGAGPGRVHVEMGDLGDLLGGGFSDFFNAIFGGMMAQGGSAYGRPSVRGRDLDQTVRLTLAEAFKGTNRVLDRNGKRLEVRIPPGAATGTRVRIAGHGERSSGSAGDLYLSVEVDPAPFERRDDDLYIDISTDLYTAVLGGQVEVPTPGGPVHLRVPAGSQPGQTFRLKGRGMPDLRSPARQGDLFARLKVVLPTQLSATDRELFEKLANSGRRP
- a CDS encoding VWA domain-containing protein, encoding MRVRKAANLILFVVDASWSMAVAERMSATKGAILSLLTDAYQRRDRVGLVVFQKDRALTVLSPTNSVMLAQRALADIPVGGKTPLSAGLMLAFETFQQEKSSHPDVLPLMILLTDGAGNVSVGGLPPQEEAHQVAEQIRQAGIRAVVINMEHAAFDQGLAQTLGERLGGPCYTLHELKAENLYRAVRLELNGQTA
- a CDS encoding response regulator, producing MLDFLDRQVLQPLGCTVATADDSGAAIQHALNFVPDLIIASLTLPGLSGKDLLVALRSQGMEVPMLVTASEGMEADAVQAFRLGARDYLVKPLREAEVVTAVERALSDVRLRNERHLLAEQLAESNRELERRVRELTTLYGIGKAVTSTTNQGQLFSKLMESSLYVTEAGMGWVLLKEERSDQLVLRAQRNLPPALAAKLHQPWDDGVSSLVMLSGEALNVYGEGLAQFKLSRLGKAALVVPIKVRDQAIGIICVARQEHRPFTERNQAMLEAVADYASISLVNARLFMALETRAQRLQRLVDQGGAHVQLEWRDGLSQQVRNVQADLGRLLSDDRAEGLKPELTQLGKRLDQLVQELSDLPAVAAGDPVPAPREPAL
- a CDS encoding ATP-binding protein, with the translated sequence MFVARSMMDAPLILVADDSREILTFLTDTVLKPAGYAVQAVADGLSAFTLARELHPALLITDQNMPNLTGLELIRRLRNDRPHFPAILITAEGSEALAVEALRAGASDYLVKPFEADQLLAAVRRALSESRQWQCLCDAQALSDETAANVKRRLDELEVLAQIGRAVTAMLDLDTILKTVVEAAVKLTQAEEGSLLLLDEQSSELYMRSSKNFDEEFASTFRLRAQDSLAGQVLATGMPVLLDEGSPQKIKTSYLVHSLLYVPLRVRGRTIGVLGVDNRKAGRSLTQEDSTAMSAIADYAAIAIDNARLYQKTEADLRKLETVLTQTEDAVLLVDLENRLLMANGSACQAFGVDGVLIGRSLVESFDDPSLLELVRAPGHLPRRSEIQGADGRIFNAQRTPIPGVGQAVVMQDITHLKELDRIKSEFVTTVSHDLRSPLTAILGYVELIARAGSVNEQQTEFIRRVQVSVEHITALISDLLDLGRIEAGLDSAMEQVLLPILARYAVEGLRGAAETRGLTLEADLPDDLPLLSGDPIRLRQMIGNLIENAIKYTPDGGCVRVDAYADQDQVILRVWDTGRGIPAADQPYLFDKFYRAGNVSADTKGTGLGLSIVKSIVDHHHGRVWVESTQGKGSCFSVVLPAVVS